A single window of Streptomyces sp. NBC_00464 DNA harbors:
- the rarD gene encoding EamA family transporter RarD — MKGKNEERAGLLSGVAAYGLWGIVPLFWPLLKPSGAVEILANRMVWSLGVVGIALLALRRWSWIGELIRQPKKLGLITVAAAVITVNWGLYIWSVNHGHVVEASLGYFINPLVTIAMGVLLLGERLRPAQWVAVGTGVAAVLVLAIGYGQPPWISLVLAFSFATYGLVKKKVNMGGLESLTAETAVLFVPALGYLVWLGAQGDSTFTSEGAGHAALLAATGLVTAIPLILFGAAAIRVPLSTLGLLQYLAPVFQFTLGIVYFHEAMPPERWAGFGLVWLALTLLTWDALRTSRRTRVQAQAARLAAAKRAAPAPAETSTPTQIIT, encoded by the coding sequence GTGAAGGGAAAGAACGAAGAGCGGGCGGGACTCCTGTCCGGCGTCGCGGCCTACGGCCTGTGGGGCATCGTCCCGCTCTTCTGGCCCCTGCTGAAACCGTCCGGCGCGGTCGAGATCCTCGCCAACCGCATGGTCTGGTCCCTCGGCGTCGTCGGCATCGCCCTGCTCGCCCTGCGCCGCTGGTCCTGGATCGGCGAACTGATCCGGCAGCCGAAGAAGCTGGGGCTGATCACCGTCGCCGCGGCCGTGATCACCGTCAACTGGGGTCTGTACATCTGGTCCGTGAACCACGGCCACGTCGTCGAGGCCTCCCTCGGCTACTTCATCAACCCGCTGGTCACCATCGCCATGGGCGTCCTGCTCCTCGGTGAACGGCTGCGCCCCGCGCAGTGGGTGGCGGTCGGCACCGGCGTCGCCGCGGTGCTCGTGCTGGCGATCGGCTACGGGCAGCCGCCGTGGATCTCCCTGGTCCTGGCCTTCTCGTTCGCGACGTACGGCCTGGTGAAGAAGAAGGTCAACATGGGCGGCCTGGAGTCGCTCACCGCCGAGACCGCCGTGCTGTTCGTGCCCGCGCTCGGCTATCTGGTGTGGCTGGGCGCGCAGGGCGATTCGACGTTCACCTCCGAGGGCGCCGGCCATGCGGCGCTGCTCGCGGCGACCGGCCTGGTGACCGCCATCCCGCTGATCCTGTTCGGGGCGGCGGCGATCCGCGTGCCGCTCTCCACCCTCGGCCTGCTGCAGTACCTCGCCCCGGTCTTCCAGTTCACGCTCGGAATCGTGTACTTCCACGAGGCGATGCCCCCTGAGCGATGGGCCGGCTTCGGGCTGGTCTGGCTGGCCCTCACGCTGCTGACCTGGGATGCGCTGCGGACGTCGCGGCGCACCAGGGTGCAGGCGCAGGCCGCGCGGCTGGCCGCGGCGAAGCGGGCCGCCCCGGCCCCGGCGGAGACCTCCACCCCCACTCAAATAATTACCTAG
- a CDS encoding SDR family oxidoreductase — protein MSIVVTGATGELGRLVVEQLLTTVPADGIAAVVRDKEKAAGLAARGVELRIADYSHPETLAGAFRAGDRVLLISGSEVGSRVAQHTAVIDAAKAAGVAQLAYTGVLGGPDADFRLAAEHKVTEQLILDSGLPYTFLRNGWYTENYTANLAPVLAHGAVVANAGEGRVASATRADYAAAAAAVLTGEGHLGKAYELSGDVAWSLAEYAAEIAKASGKEIVYKNVPAAVHQEILVGAGLPEAFAAILTDVDEGIQRGLLARTDGDLARLIGRPTTPLAETVAAAVAAQ, from the coding sequence ATGAGCATCGTCGTCACCGGAGCCACCGGAGAGCTCGGCCGCCTCGTCGTCGAGCAGCTGCTGACCACCGTCCCCGCCGACGGGATCGCCGCCGTCGTCCGCGACAAGGAGAAGGCCGCCGGGCTCGCCGCCCGCGGTGTCGAGCTCCGGATCGCCGACTACAGCCACCCCGAGACGCTGGCCGGGGCCTTCCGGGCCGGCGACCGGGTGCTGCTCATCTCCGGCAGCGAGGTCGGCAGCCGCGTCGCACAGCACACCGCGGTCATCGACGCGGCGAAGGCGGCGGGCGTGGCCCAGCTCGCGTACACCGGAGTCCTGGGCGGCCCCGACGCGGACTTCCGGCTGGCGGCCGAGCACAAGGTGACCGAGCAGCTGATCCTCGACTCCGGCCTGCCGTACACCTTCCTGCGCAACGGCTGGTACACGGAGAACTACACCGCGAACCTGGCCCCCGTCCTGGCGCACGGCGCCGTGGTGGCCAATGCGGGCGAGGGCAGGGTGGCCTCGGCCACCCGCGCCGACTACGCCGCCGCGGCCGCCGCCGTCCTGACCGGCGAGGGCCACCTCGGCAAGGCCTACGAGCTGAGCGGGGACGTCGCCTGGTCGCTCGCGGAGTACGCCGCCGAGATCGCCAAGGCCTCCGGCAAGGAGATCGTCTACAAGAACGTCCCGGCCGCCGTGCACCAGGAGATCCTGGTCGGCGCCGGTCTGCCCGAGGCCTTCGCGGCGATCCTCACCGACGTGGACGAGGGCATCCAGCGCGGACTGCTGGCCCGCACCGACGGCGACCTGGCCCGGCTGATCGGCCGGCCGACGACCCCGCTCGCGGAGACCGTCGCCGCGGCGGTCGCAGCCCAGTAG
- a CDS encoding 2-oxoacid:ferredoxin oxidoreductase subunit beta has protein sequence MPETNELLQLVPKTEAKQSMKDFKSDQEVRWCPGCGDYAVLAAVQGFMPELGLAKENIVFVSGIGCSSRFPYYMNTYGMHSIHGRAPAIATGLASSRRDLSVWVVTGDGDALSIGGNHLIHALRRNVNLKILLFNNRIYGLTKGQYSPTSEVGKITKSTPMGSLDAPFNPVSLAIGAEASFVARTVDSDRKHLTSVLRAAADHPGTALVEIYQNCNIFNDGAFEVLKDREQAQEAVIRLEHGQPILFGTDGSKGVVRDSLTGDLKVVAVTEENRSQVLVHDAHAASPTTAFALSRLADPDTLHHTPIGVLRSVERPVYDTLMADQLDTAIEQQGKGDLGALLAGNDNWTVVG, from the coding sequence ATGCCTGAGACCAACGAACTCCTCCAGCTGGTGCCGAAGACCGAGGCCAAGCAGTCCATGAAGGACTTCAAGTCCGACCAGGAAGTGCGCTGGTGCCCCGGCTGCGGTGACTACGCGGTCCTCGCCGCCGTGCAGGGCTTCATGCCCGAGCTCGGACTGGCGAAGGAGAACATCGTCTTCGTCTCCGGAATCGGCTGCTCCTCCCGCTTCCCGTACTACATGAACACCTACGGGATGCACTCGATCCACGGCCGCGCCCCGGCCATCGCCACCGGACTCGCCTCCTCCCGGCGGGACCTGTCCGTCTGGGTGGTCACCGGCGACGGCGACGCCCTGTCCATCGGCGGCAACCACCTCATCCACGCGCTGCGCCGCAATGTGAACCTGAAGATCCTGCTGTTCAACAACCGGATCTACGGGCTCACCAAGGGGCAGTACTCCCCCACCTCCGAGGTCGGCAAGATCACCAAGTCGACGCCGATGGGTTCGCTCGACGCGCCCTTCAACCCGGTGTCCCTCGCCATCGGCGCGGAGGCCTCGTTCGTCGCCCGTACCGTCGACTCCGACCGCAAGCACCTCACGAGCGTGCTGCGCGCGGCGGCCGACCATCCCGGCACGGCACTGGTGGAGATCTACCAGAACTGCAACATCTTCAACGACGGCGCGTTCGAGGTCCTGAAGGACAGGGAGCAGGCCCAGGAGGCGGTGATCCGCCTGGAGCACGGGCAGCCGATCCTCTTCGGAACGGACGGCTCCAAGGGCGTCGTACGGGACTCGCTGACGGGTGATCTGAAGGTGGTCGCGGTCACCGAGGAGAACCGGTCGCAGGTCCTGGTCCACGACGCACACGCCGCGTCGCCCACCACGGCCTTCGCACTCAGCAGGCTGGCCGACCCGGACACCCTGCACCACACCCCGATCGGGGTGCTGCGCAGCGTCGAACGGCCGGTCTACGACACGCTGATGGCCGACCAGCTCGACACCGCGATCGAGCAGCAGGGCAAGGGCGACCTCGGCGCCCTGCTCGCGGGCAACGACAACTGGACGGTCGTCGGTTAG
- a CDS encoding winged helix-turn-helix transcriptional regulator, whose translation MSVSSLERQPDVREPMCPSRLVLEHVTSRWGVLVLAALLERPYRFSELRREVGGVSEKMLAQTLRTLERDGFVDRDAKPVIPPRVDYSLTALGREAAEQVWALARWSERSLDAVAAARTAYDAQKRERGPGA comes from the coding sequence ATGAGCGTAAGCAGCCTGGAGCGACAGCCCGATGTGCGGGAGCCGATGTGCCCGTCCCGGCTGGTGCTCGAACATGTCACCAGCCGCTGGGGCGTCCTCGTGCTCGCCGCCCTGCTGGAGCGCCCGTACCGCTTCAGCGAACTGCGCCGCGAGGTCGGCGGTGTGAGCGAGAAGATGCTGGCGCAGACGCTCCGGACCCTGGAGCGCGACGGCTTCGTGGACCGGGACGCCAAGCCGGTGATCCCGCCGCGGGTGGACTACTCGCTCACCGCGCTGGGCCGGGAGGCCGCGGAGCAGGTGTGGGCGCTGGCGCGCTGGTCGGAGCGGAGCCTGGACGCGGTGGCCGCGGCGCGCACGGCGTACGACGCGCAGAAGCGGGAGCGCGGACCAGGGGCATAG